From one Streptomyces mobaraensis genomic stretch:
- a CDS encoding DUF5954 family protein has product MSHGETTPDGVRPIKVRYPEGPVEAVVEADALDAALDVDTVLVRGPLFGVVAQDAGEEQRWRVVIAVQDGFPQLARDGLNSLLWFRAKDEAKDVMERRALLAAVARLESERVDELTVLRTRYRVVRAEEYTGLGPDGIEQPRPTDYEPAVPNWDRGARDARIDDGLVLDPDAPITPLQAAERLALRDLGYAGGRFPEDVRGDSRRALTTHPDVMPLPPVFRIVEQDGQGWKASGGPHATAHDARKSLDFALTWLEPRRRGLIPWDCDDRTVDARAIAAQGTDPAAGELTEYAQAADRLRTERANQLEAGGTVYRICRARRLLRWGPDGPEGPRPSDTDGHPPAQIHPYLDEDGNVHYDDDANED; this is encoded by the coding sequence ATGAGTCATGGGGAGACGACGCCGGACGGGGTACGGCCGATCAAGGTCAGGTACCCGGAGGGTCCGGTGGAGGCGGTCGTGGAGGCCGACGCACTGGACGCCGCGCTGGATGTGGACACGGTGCTGGTGCGGGGGCCGTTGTTCGGGGTCGTCGCACAGGATGCCGGCGAGGAACAGCGGTGGCGGGTCGTGATCGCGGTGCAGGACGGCTTTCCGCAGCTGGCCCGGGACGGCCTCAACTCGCTGCTGTGGTTCCGGGCGAAGGACGAGGCCAAGGACGTGATGGAGCGGCGGGCCCTGCTGGCGGCGGTGGCCCGGCTGGAGAGCGAACGCGTCGATGAGCTCACCGTGCTGCGGACCCGCTACCGGGTGGTGCGGGCCGAGGAGTACACGGGGCTGGGACCCGACGGGATTGAGCAGCCTCGGCCGACCGACTACGAGCCCGCCGTCCCCAACTGGGACCGCGGCGCCCGGGACGCGCGCATCGATGACGGCCTGGTCTTGGACCCCGACGCGCCGATCACGCCCCTTCAGGCCGCGGAACGGCTGGCGCTGCGCGATCTCGGCTACGCCGGGGGCCGCTTCCCCGAGGACGTGCGCGGGGACTCCCGGCGGGCGCTGACGACCCATCCGGACGTGATGCCGCTGCCCCCCGTCTTCCGGATCGTGGAGCAAGACGGGCAGGGGTGGAAGGCCAGCGGCGGTCCGCACGCCACCGCCCACGACGCCCGCAAGTCGCTGGACTTCGCCCTGACCTGGCTCGAGCCCCGCCGGCGCGGCCTCATCCCCTGGGACTGCGACGACAGAACGGTCGACGCCCGCGCGATCGCCGCGCAAGGAACCGACCCCGCGGCCGGAGAGCTGACCGAGTACGCACAGGCTGCCGACCGGCTGCGGACCGAACGCGCCAACCAGCTCGAGGCCGGCGGCACCGTCTACCGGATCTGCCGCGCCCGCCGACTCCTGCGCTGGGGCCCCGACGGGCCCGAAGGGCCACGCCCCTCCGACACCGACGGCCACCCTCCCGCGCAGATCCACCCCTACCTCGACGAAGACGGCAACGTGCACTACGACGATGACGCCAACGAAGACTGA